In Nostoc sp. CENA543, a single genomic region encodes these proteins:
- a CDS encoding tRNA-binding protein, protein MQITYEDFEKVDIRVGKVIKVEEFTKARKPAYKLWIDFGDLGIKKSSAQITKLYNPNDIVNQFILAVINFPPRQIADFMSEVLVLGVVLDDGGVALIQPDRDVPLGKRIL, encoded by the coding sequence ATGCAAATTACCTATGAAGACTTTGAAAAAGTTGATATTCGTGTTGGTAAAGTAATCAAAGTAGAGGAGTTCACTAAAGCACGAAAACCAGCTTATAAGCTATGGATAGACTTTGGTGATTTGGGTATCAAAAAATCTAGCGCACAAATCACCAAATTATATAATCCCAATGATATCGTCAATCAATTTATATTAGCTGTAATTAACTTTCCTCCACGCCAAATAGCTGATTTCATGTCCGAGGTTCTAGTCTTAGGCGTAGTCTTAGATGATGGTGGAGTTGCTTTAATTCAACCAGATAGAGATGTACCTTTAGGTAAACGCATTTTGTAA
- a CDS encoding outer membrane protein assembly factor, translated as MRVTSTTILTLATLAAGNVTQSAMAAPATASTQAAPDQNLVVPVVEEKSTPLKNVAAPETEITLQFSQSSKPVVLPPAPAVVTPPSPKPTTTESGLVVTATDVQIVGATPELQQVIRQLIKTQAGGETSQNQLQSDIAAILQTGLFVSAEVNTTVNPSGLNVVYQVQPVVVRSLQLSGAKALTYQVALTPFQSQVGKPISPAQLKTAVEQINKWYTDNGYNLGRVLSIKPNPQGILTVNVAEGLVSDIKFRFVNDEGKTVDSQGNPVSGRTKPDFLKQQLQLKPGQVFQENIVRQDVQNLYRTGLFQSINVAFEGDASNLDVIYELKENGARAINLGGSYNADSGLIGTVNYQDQNIGGRNDILNVNVGVGSRDLQFDTKFISPYRATNPDRLGYTVKIFRNRQLSETFDDQITLANGDKVREGKIGASISLQRPIDNWDTSLGFNYTRTSIRDRQGNINTNDIQGNPLSASGNGVDDLATVSFTATKDQRDNLINPTQGSVLRLSTEQSVPIGEANISMNRLTANYSQYLPVNLFNNQKPQVFAVNVQAGTVLGKLPPYDTFNLGGSNSVRGYDVGDVGNGRSYVLASAEYRFPIAPIFGGVVFADFASDLGSGDTVVGDPAGARNKPGTGFGYGAGVRVDSPLGLIRADYGINDQGESRVHLGIGQRF; from the coding sequence ATGCGTGTTACTTCTACTACAATTTTGACTTTAGCTACTTTGGCGGCTGGTAATGTTACGCAATCAGCTATGGCTGCACCTGCTACCGCTTCTACTCAGGCTGCACCAGACCAAAATCTTGTAGTTCCCGTAGTGGAAGAAAAATCTACTCCTCTCAAGAATGTGGCTGCACCAGAAACAGAGATTACTCTCCAATTTTCTCAATCCTCCAAGCCTGTTGTCCTGCCTCCTGCACCTGCTGTAGTCACACCACCATCCCCCAAACCCACCACGACTGAAAGCGGTTTAGTTGTCACAGCTACCGATGTACAGATAGTAGGTGCAACTCCCGAATTACAGCAAGTGATTCGCCAACTCATCAAAACTCAGGCGGGGGGAGAAACTAGCCAAAATCAGTTGCAAAGTGATATTGCCGCCATTTTACAGACTGGTTTATTTGTCAGTGCGGAGGTTAATACTACCGTTAACCCATCAGGGCTAAATGTAGTGTATCAGGTGCAACCCGTGGTCGTGCGATCGCTGCAACTATCAGGTGCTAAAGCCCTGACTTACCAAGTCGCCCTCACACCTTTTCAGTCTCAGGTTGGTAAACCCATCAGTCCTGCACAACTAAAAACCGCAGTCGAACAAATCAATAAATGGTACACCGACAATGGTTATAACTTAGGGCGAGTATTATCTATAAAACCCAATCCCCAAGGTATTCTCACGGTCAATGTGGCGGAAGGTTTAGTCAGTGATATCAAGTTCCGCTTTGTAAATGATGAGGGTAAAACCGTTGATTCTCAAGGTAATCCCGTTTCAGGACGTACCAAACCAGATTTCTTAAAACAACAACTGCAACTCAAACCAGGGCAGGTCTTCCAAGAAAATATTGTCCGTCAAGATGTGCAGAACTTGTATCGTACTGGCTTATTTCAAAGTATCAATGTGGCTTTTGAAGGTGATGCTAGTAATTTAGATGTGATTTATGAACTCAAGGAAAATGGAGCGCGGGCGATTAATTTGGGTGGCAGTTACAATGCTGATTCAGGGTTAATTGGGACTGTCAACTATCAAGACCAAAATATTGGCGGCAGAAATGACATTTTAAATGTGAATGTTGGTGTTGGTAGCCGTGATTTGCAATTTGATACTAAATTTATTAGTCCTTATCGGGCGACAAATCCCGACCGCTTAGGCTATACCGTCAAAATCTTCCGCAACCGTCAACTTTCTGAAACCTTTGATGATCAGATTACCTTAGCCAACGGTGATAAAGTCCGAGAAGGTAAGATTGGTGCAAGTATTAGCTTGCAACGACCCATTGATAATTGGGATACCTCATTAGGTTTTAATTATACTCGTACCAGCATCCGCGATCGCCAAGGTAATATTAACACCAATGATATTCAAGGTAATCCTCTATCGGCTAGTGGTAACGGTGTTGATGACCTAGCTACCGTATCTTTTACCGCCACCAAAGACCAACGCGACAACCTGATTAATCCCACCCAAGGTTCTGTTCTCAGACTCAGTACGGAACAATCTGTACCCATCGGTGAAGCTAACATTTCCATGAATCGTCTCACCGCTAATTACAGTCAATATTTGCCAGTCAACTTATTTAACAACCAAAAACCCCAAGTATTTGCCGTCAATGTCCAAGCTGGGACAGTTTTAGGCAAATTACCCCCCTACGATACCTTTAATTTAGGTGGTTCTAATTCTGTACGTGGTTACGACGTTGGCGATGTCGGTAATGGTCGCAGTTATGTACTAGCTTCCGCCGAATATCGTTTTCCTATTGCCCCAATATTTGGGGGTGTAGTCTTTGCTGACTTCGCCTCAGATTTAGGTTCTGGCGATACAGTTGTTGGAGACCCCGCAGGCGCAAGAAATAAACCTGGTACTGGTTTTGGTTATGGTGCAGGAGTCAGGGTAGATTCTCCATTAGGTCTAATTCGTGCTGACTACGGTATTAATGACCAAGGTGAAAGCAGAGTACATTTAGGCATAGGTCAACGTTTTTAA
- the psbA gene encoding photosystem II q(b) protein has protein sequence MTATLQQRKSANVWEQFCNWITSTNNRLYIGWFGVLMIPTLLAATTCFIIAFIAAPPVDIDGIREPVAGSLIYGNNIISGAVVPSSNAIGLHFYPIWEAASLDEWLYNGGPYQLVIFHFLIGVFCYLGREWELSYRLGMRPWICLAFSAPVAAATAVFLIYPIGQGSFSDGMPLGISGTFNFMIVFQAEHNILMHPFHMLGVAGVFGGSLFSAMHGSLVTSSLVRETTENESQNYGYKFGQEEETYNIVAAHGYFGRLIFQYASFNNSRSLHFFLAAWPVIGIWFTALGVSTMAFNLNGFNFNQSVIDSQGRVINTWADIINRANLGMEVMHERNAHNFPLDLAAGEVAPVAISAPAING, from the coding sequence ATGACAGCAACCTTACAACAGCGCAAAAGCGCAAACGTATGGGAGCAGTTCTGCAACTGGATCACCAGCACCAACAACCGCCTATACATCGGCTGGTTCGGTGTATTAATGATCCCCACCTTGCTAGCTGCAACCACCTGCTTCATCATCGCCTTCATCGCTGCACCTCCAGTAGACATCGATGGTATTCGCGAACCCGTAGCAGGTTCCTTAATCTACGGAAACAACATCATCTCCGGAGCAGTTGTTCCCTCCTCCAACGCTATCGGTTTACACTTCTACCCCATCTGGGAAGCAGCATCCTTAGATGAGTGGTTGTACAACGGTGGCCCTTACCAATTGGTAATATTCCACTTCCTGATCGGCGTATTCTGCTACCTCGGTCGTGAATGGGAACTATCCTACCGCTTAGGAATGCGTCCTTGGATCTGCCTAGCATTCTCTGCTCCCGTAGCAGCAGCAACCGCAGTATTCCTCATCTACCCCATCGGACAAGGTTCCTTCTCTGATGGTATGCCCTTGGGAATCTCCGGTACCTTCAACTTCATGATCGTGTTCCAAGCAGAACACAACATCCTGATGCACCCCTTCCACATGTTAGGTGTGGCTGGTGTATTCGGTGGTAGCTTGTTCTCCGCAATGCACGGTTCCTTGGTAACTTCCTCCTTGGTTCGCGAAACCACCGAAAACGAATCCCAAAACTACGGATACAAATTCGGTCAAGAAGAAGAAACCTACAACATCGTAGCTGCACACGGTTACTTCGGTCGCTTAATCTTCCAATACGCTTCCTTCAACAACTCCCGTTCCTTGCACTTCTTCCTAGCTGCATGGCCTGTAATCGGGATTTGGTTCACAGCATTGGGCGTAAGCACAATGGCGTTCAACCTCAACGGTTTCAACTTCAACCAATCAGTGATTGACTCCCAAGGTCGCGTCATCAACACCTGGGCTGACATCATCAACCGCGCTAACTTGGGTATGGAAGTAATGCACGAGCGTAACGCTCACAACTTCCCCTTAGACTTGGCTGCTGGTGAAGTTGCTCCTGTTGCTATCAGCGCACCTGCTATCAACGGTTAA
- the glgB gene encoding 1,4-alpha-glucan branching enzyme, with product MTTIAPEQVNSIVWNQHQDPFEILGSHLVEQNGKNVWAVRAYLPNASAAWVVLPEQRQEYPMQAVHHPHFFECTIETAELSNYQLKIKEGEHERVTYDPYAFRSPRLTDFDLHLFAEGNHHRIYEKLGAHPTEVEGVKGVYFAVWAPNARNVSVLGDFNQWDGRKHQMRKGITGVWELFIPELPIGAHYKYEVKNWEGHIYEKSDPYGFQQEPRPKTASIVTDLNSYQWQDENWLEKRRHTDPLTQPVSVYEVHLGSWLHAATSEPSILPNGETEPVVIAAELNPGSRFLTYRELAARLIPYVKDLGYTHIELLPIAEHPFDGSWGYQVTGYYAPTSRFGSPEDFMYFVDQCHQNDIGVIVDWVPGHFPKDGHGLAFFDGTHLYEHADPRKGEHKEWGTLVFNYNRNEVRNFLVANALFWFDRYHIDGIRVDAVASMLYLDYCRKNGEWLPNQYGGRENLEAADFLRQVNHLIFSYFPGVLSIAEESTAWPMVSWPTYTGGLGFNLKWNMGWMHDMLDYFSMDPWFRQFHQNNVTFSMWYNHSENFMLALSHDEVVHGKSNIIGKMPGDRWQKLANVRCLFTYMFAHPGKKTMFMSMEFGQWSEWNVWADLEWQLLQHEPHQQLKKFFQDLNHLYRAEPALYTQDFVREGFEWIDCSDNRHSVVSFIRRDKDSGDFVVVICNFTPQPHSHYRIGVPEKGFYTELFNSDARQYGGSNMGNLGGKWTDDWSMHNRPYSIDLCLPPLGVLMLKLDREQTAKALGS from the coding sequence ATGACCACGATCGCCCCTGAGCAGGTTAATAGCATCGTTTGGAATCAGCATCAAGATCCTTTTGAAATCCTGGGTTCTCATTTAGTAGAACAGAATGGTAAAAACGTTTGGGCTGTACGTGCCTACCTTCCCAATGCTAGTGCCGCCTGGGTAGTCTTGCCGGAACAACGCCAAGAATACCCCATGCAAGCGGTACACCACCCCCATTTTTTTGAATGTACTATTGAAACAGCCGAATTATCAAACTACCAATTAAAAATCAAAGAGGGAGAACACGAACGGGTGACTTATGACCCATACGCCTTTCGTTCTCCCCGTTTAACAGACTTTGATTTACATTTGTTTGCAGAAGGTAATCACCATCGAATTTACGAAAAATTAGGAGCGCACCCCACCGAAGTAGAAGGTGTTAAAGGGGTGTATTTTGCTGTTTGGGCCCCCAATGCGCGGAATGTCTCCGTTTTGGGCGACTTCAACCAGTGGGACGGACGCAAACACCAGATGCGTAAAGGGATCACAGGGGTTTGGGAATTATTTATTCCTGAACTACCCATTGGAGCGCATTACAAATACGAAGTCAAAAACTGGGAAGGACACATTTACGAAAAGTCTGACCCCTACGGCTTTCAACAAGAACCCCGTCCGAAAACAGCCTCCATTGTCACTGATTTAAATTCTTACCAGTGGCAAGATGAGAACTGGCTAGAAAAACGCCGCCACACAGACCCCTTAACACAGCCAGTTTCAGTTTATGAAGTTCACTTAGGTTCTTGGTTACACGCTGCAACTTCAGAACCATCAATATTACCTAATGGTGAAACCGAACCTGTGGTGATTGCGGCAGAACTGAATCCTGGTTCGCGTTTTCTCACCTATCGGGAGTTAGCAGCGAGATTAATTCCCTATGTGAAAGATTTGGGATACACCCACATCGAATTATTACCGATTGCCGAGCATCCCTTTGATGGCTCTTGGGGTTATCAAGTCACCGGTTACTATGCTCCTACATCTCGTTTTGGTAGCCCGGAAGACTTCATGTATTTTGTTGACCAATGTCACCAAAACGACATCGGTGTGATTGTCGATTGGGTTCCTGGTCACTTCCCCAAAGATGGACATGGTTTAGCATTCTTTGATGGGACTCACCTCTACGAACACGCCGACCCCCGCAAAGGCGAACATAAGGAGTGGGGAACGCTGGTATTTAACTACAACCGAAACGAAGTCCGCAATTTCTTAGTCGCCAATGCGCTGTTCTGGTTTGATAGATACCACATTGACGGTATTCGGGTAGACGCGGTAGCCTCTATGCTCTACCTCGACTATTGTCGCAAAAATGGTGAATGGCTACCCAACCAGTATGGCGGTAGAGAAAACTTAGAAGCAGCAGATTTTCTGCGTCAAGTCAACCATTTGATTTTTAGTTATTTCCCTGGTGTACTTTCGATTGCGGAAGAATCCACAGCGTGGCCGATGGTATCTTGGCCTACATATACAGGTGGTTTGGGTTTCAACCTGAAATGGAATATGGGCTGGATGCACGATATGCTGGACTACTTCAGCATGGATCCGTGGTTTCGCCAATTCCATCAAAACAATGTCACCTTTAGTATGTGGTACAACCACAGCGAGAACTTTATGCTGGCGTTGTCCCACGATGAGGTTGTACATGGTAAGAGTAACATCATTGGCAAAATGCCGGGCGATCGCTGGCAAAAGTTAGCAAATGTGCGTTGCTTGTTTACCTATATGTTTGCTCACCCAGGGAAGAAAACCATGTTTATGAGCATGGAATTTGGCCAGTGGAGTGAGTGGAATGTGTGGGCTGACTTGGAGTGGCAATTGTTACAACATGAACCACACCAACAACTGAAAAAGTTTTTCCAAGATTTAAACCATCTCTACCGCGCTGAACCTGCTTTATACACTCAGGATTTTGTCCGTGAGGGGTTTGAGTGGATTGATTGCAGCGATAATCGCCATAGCGTGGTTTCCTTTATCCGTCGTGATAAGGATTCTGGTGATTTTGTCGTGGTGATTTGTAATTTCACACCACAACCCCATTCTCACTATCGCATCGGTGTACCAGAGAAAGGCTTTTACACTGAGTTGTTTAATAGCGATGCTCGTCAGTATGGCGGTAGCAACATGGGTAACTTAGGTGGTAAATGGACTGATGATTGGTCTATGCACAATCGACCTTATTCTATCGATTTGTGCTTACCACCGTTAGGTGTGTTGATGCTGAAGCTGGATAGAGAGCAAACTGCTAAAGCACTGGGTTCGTAA
- the tatC gene encoding twin-arginine translocase subunit TatC has protein sequence MTPSQEVDTLTTPNIDAEGYGNSENDPLDELPDEVEMSLFDHLEELRQRIFYSLIAVAVGAFGCFVAVKPIVKLLEVPAKGVKFLQLAPGEYFFVSLKVAAYSGLVLSSPFILYQVIQFVLPGLTRRERRLLGPIVLGSSVLFVAGLVFAYLLLIPAALNFFINYGADVVEQIWSIDKYFEFVLLLMFSTGLAFQVPIIQLLLANLGIVSSATMLAGWRYVIMGGVILGAILTPSTDPLTQSLLAGAVLGLYFGGIGLVKLSGK, from the coding sequence ATGACACCTTCACAAGAAGTAGACACCCTAACCACTCCTAATATTGACGCTGAGGGCTATGGCAACTCGGAAAATGATCCTCTCGATGAGTTGCCAGATGAGGTCGAAATGTCTCTTTTCGACCATCTAGAAGAATTACGACAAAGGATTTTCTACTCACTGATTGCTGTAGCTGTGGGTGCTTTCGGTTGTTTTGTAGCTGTCAAACCCATTGTTAAGTTGTTAGAAGTTCCCGCTAAGGGAGTAAAATTCCTACAACTTGCACCAGGAGAATATTTCTTTGTTTCTCTCAAGGTTGCTGCTTACAGTGGTTTGGTACTCTCTAGTCCCTTCATCCTCTATCAAGTGATTCAGTTCGTGTTACCGGGACTGACTCGCCGTGAACGTCGATTGCTGGGGCCGATAGTTTTAGGTTCGAGTGTGTTATTCGTTGCAGGTTTAGTTTTTGCTTATTTACTTTTAATTCCAGCCGCTTTAAATTTCTTTATTAACTATGGTGCAGATGTAGTTGAACAAATTTGGTCAATTGATAAGTATTTTGAATTTGTACTTTTATTAATGTTCAGCACTGGTTTAGCTTTTCAAGTGCCGATCATTCAACTTCTGCTCGCTAATCTAGGCATTGTTTCTTCTGCAACAATGCTTGCAGGTTGGCGTTATGTAATTATGGGAGGAGTAATTTTAGGTGCTATCCTCACACCATCTACAGATCCTCTCACTCAAAGTCTTTTAGCCGGTGCCGTACTGGGTTTATATTTTGGTGGCATTGGTTTAGTGAAACTCTCTGGTAAATAA
- a CDS encoding nucleotidyltransferase family protein, protein MIALPQIFASTQPFTINKEVELLMCCAKTKIDPETAAKIKQLVTTEIDWHYLVKIAVWHRVQTLLYTNLQEICLNQVPPNIWEDLHSLCQKITLNNLFLTHKLVNILQLLAENHVRAIPFKGSVLAVSAYGNLALRKFSDLDILVKKQDIPKTIEILKSQNYHSKAYLTEARQELQEVFCEYSVLSADSRVLIDLHWELTPTYFAFKPNFDALWNRLQPISLAGQTILQLSLEDSLLYLCVHGCKDLWQRLAWICDIAELIKSHPEIAWTKVLEQAQKQGCERMLLLGLFLAADIQKLQLPEIINQRIAQNSIIYTLATEVKTRLWMHIDEPLDVFERSFWSWRLAFHFRVMESWRHKILLCLFVVRFAITPKDQDYVALPLPNYLAGLYYMIRPVRLIIKFGLTPLKRGLDLCAAWLSDRH, encoded by the coding sequence ATGATTGCATTACCACAAATATTTGCTTCTACCCAACCATTTACCATCAACAAAGAAGTAGAACTGTTGATGTGTTGTGCTAAGACAAAAATTGACCCAGAAACAGCAGCTAAAATTAAACAGTTAGTAACCACAGAAATAGATTGGCATTATTTAGTCAAAATTGCGGTTTGGCATAGAGTCCAGACACTTTTGTATACAAATCTCCAGGAAATTTGTCTCAATCAAGTTCCGCCAAACATTTGGGAAGATTTACACAGTCTTTGCCAAAAAATCACCCTCAATAACCTATTTTTGACCCACAAATTGGTTAATATTCTGCAATTATTAGCAGAAAATCATGTTCGCGCCATACCATTTAAAGGTTCTGTCTTAGCAGTTTCCGCCTATGGTAATCTTGCACTGAGAAAATTTAGTGACCTTGATATTCTAGTTAAAAAACAAGATATTCCCAAGACAATAGAAATTTTAAAATCACAAAATTACCACAGTAAAGCTTATTTAACAGAAGCTAGACAAGAACTACAAGAAGTATTTTGTGAATACAGTGTACTCAGTGCAGATAGCAGAGTCTTGATAGATTTACATTGGGAATTAACCCCGACTTATTTCGCCTTTAAACCAAATTTTGATGCACTGTGGAATAGATTACAACCTATCTCTTTAGCCGGTCAAACTATCCTGCAACTTTCTCTAGAAGATTCTCTGCTATATCTTTGTGTCCACGGTTGTAAGGATTTATGGCAAAGGTTAGCTTGGATTTGTGATATCGCTGAACTAATTAAATCACATCCTGAAATTGCCTGGACAAAAGTTTTAGAACAAGCACAAAAACAAGGCTGTGAAAGAATGCTATTACTAGGATTATTCCTCGCTGCCGATATCCAAAAACTGCAACTACCAGAAATAATTAACCAAAGAATCGCACAAAATTCTATTATTTACACCTTGGCTACAGAAGTAAAAACCAGATTATGGATGCACATTGACGAACCATTAGATGTATTTGAGAGGTCTTTTTGGTCTTGGCGTTTAGCTTTTCATTTTAGAGTGATGGAAAGCTGGCGACATAAAATTTTACTGTGTCTCTTTGTAGTGAGATTCGCCATTACTCCCAAGGATCAAGATTATGTGGCTTTACCTCTGCCTAATTATTTAGCTGGTCTTTACTATATGATTCGTCCGGTGAGATTAATCATCAAATTTGGTCTGACTCCATTGAAACGGGGTCTTGATTTGTGTGCGGCTTGGTTGAGCGATCGCCATTAA
- a CDS encoding mechanosensitive ion channel family protein, whose product MNILIILGEVVFIVLIFSLLNWLIGISIKQIAKVSWLQGRTDNVTFLRHSISRILILTTVVLCLVLLGVNGMVMYRGGNVQEFQLNLIRSLPTQFWVNLGTAILKSVSLLLLVKLSVTPLSRGIDWVCDYAKKVDHIKANDTSVEAFFNVLKRTIIHTIWISAAILCAEFLHLPDVVPKYTFIALKIYITITIGLLIVKAVATIVDTLDALSLKYSSSSNLLRLYERLRHLIPLLKKCLEYVLYVGIVNLVVPEIQPIAWISAYTPRVVQIIGVFFISNVLIEVAYFILDEFYLKATDAGEAQRQKRLTLIPLIRSFAKYFVYFTAGVTVLKLIGIDPAPILAGAGIVGIAVGLGAQNLINDVVCGFLILFENYYLVGDYVEAGKMEERSVEGIVEAIELRTTHVRHPDGQLQIIRNGDIGSIINYSKRYIYARVEFSVSYESNLDHVYRVVEKLGQQLQHDEQDVLEPTRVAGIESFGENNLLLLTLTKVKPGKHLHIQRILRKVLKDTFSREEIEICGFSKN is encoded by the coding sequence ATGAATATATTAATTATTCTGGGTGAAGTTGTATTTATAGTATTAATATTCTCGTTACTTAACTGGCTAATCGGTATCTCAATTAAGCAGATTGCTAAAGTTTCTTGGCTGCAAGGTAGAACGGACAATGTCACCTTTTTACGCCACAGTATCAGCAGAATTTTAATTTTAACCACCGTAGTGCTATGTCTGGTACTGCTTGGTGTCAATGGAATGGTAATGTATCGAGGTGGTAACGTTCAAGAATTTCAACTGAATTTAATTCGCAGTTTACCTACGCAATTTTGGGTAAATCTCGGCACAGCAATTCTGAAATCTGTGAGTTTACTTTTACTCGTTAAACTGAGTGTCACACCCTTAAGCCGTGGGATAGATTGGGTTTGTGACTATGCTAAAAAAGTAGATCACATTAAGGCTAATGATACGAGTGTCGAGGCTTTTTTCAACGTCTTAAAGAGAACTATTATTCATACTATCTGGATATCTGCTGCTATCCTCTGTGCTGAATTTCTTCACCTTCCAGATGTTGTTCCTAAATATACTTTTATCGCTTTAAAAATATATATCACTATCACAATTGGTTTACTGATTGTTAAGGCTGTTGCAACTATTGTTGATACTCTCGATGCTCTGAGTCTGAAATATTCTAGTTCTAGTAATCTACTACGTTTATATGAGCGACTACGTCATCTCATACCTCTGTTGAAAAAGTGTTTAGAATATGTGCTTTATGTCGGCATAGTAAATTTAGTTGTTCCAGAAATTCAACCTATTGCTTGGATTAGTGCTTATACTCCTAGAGTTGTGCAGATTATTGGGGTTTTCTTTATTAGCAACGTTTTGATTGAAGTAGCTTATTTTATTCTGGATGAGTTCTACTTAAAAGCTACAGATGCAGGAGAAGCACAAAGACAAAAGCGGCTGACACTAATTCCGTTAATCAGGAGTTTTGCTAAATATTTTGTTTACTTTACTGCTGGAGTAACTGTACTCAAATTGATTGGCATTGACCCTGCACCTATTTTAGCAGGCGCAGGAATTGTAGGTATAGCAGTGGGTTTAGGGGCGCAAAATCTGATTAATGATGTGGTTTGTGGCTTCTTAATTTTGTTTGAAAATTATTATTTAGTAGGTGATTATGTTGAAGCTGGAAAAATGGAAGAGAGGAGTGTGGAAGGTATTGTAGAAGCAATTGAATTACGAACTACTCATGTCCGACACCCTGATGGTCAATTGCAGATAATTCGCAATGGTGATATTGGATCAATTATTAATTATTCCAAGCGTTACATATATGCAAGAGTAGAATTTAGTGTTTCCTATGAATCTAATTTGGATCATGTGTATAGAGTAGTGGAAAAATTAGGACAGCAGTTACAGCATGATGAACAAGATGTTTTAGAACCCACACGAGTAGCTGGAATAGAAAGTTTCGGAGAAAATAATCTTTTGCTGTTGACATTGACAAAAGTCAAGCCAGGAAAACACCTGCATATTCAACGTATTCTCCGCAAAGTTTTAAAGGATACTTTTAGCCGAGAAGAAATAGAGATTTGTGGGTTTTCTAAAAATTGA
- the cofG gene encoding 7,8-didemethyl-8-hydroxy-5-deazariboflavin synthase subunit CofG has protein sequence MTKPLANSFLVSYSPAYTIVPTYECFNRCTYCNFRTDPGKSPWLSLSAAEGILKRLQNQQVFEILILSGEVSTHSHKRKDWFQRIYDLCELALSMGFLPHTNAGPLSFAEMQRLKTVNVSMGLMLEQLTPALLKTVHRHAPSKLPELRLQQLEWAGELQIPFTTGLLLGIGETSDDCWETLTAISQIHQRYHHIQEVILQPHSPGNQQTFDAPPFDPHQLPAVIAKARQILPSDITIQIPPNLVKDKQWLLACLESGARDLGGISPKDEVNPDYPHLQERELREILQPAGWELVPRLPIYPQFDSWLSGELQTLVKQWRKVLTPTSIV, from the coding sequence GTGACTAAACCATTAGCCAACTCTTTCCTTGTCAGCTACAGCCCTGCTTACACAATCGTTCCAACTTATGAATGCTTCAATCGCTGCACTTACTGCAATTTTCGCACTGACCCTGGTAAAAGCCCTTGGTTGAGTCTGTCAGCAGCTGAAGGTATCTTAAAAAGACTCCAAAATCAGCAAGTTTTTGAAATTCTCATTCTTAGCGGTGAAGTGAGTACTCACTCACATAAACGTAAAGATTGGTTTCAAAGAATTTATGATTTGTGTGAGTTAGCCTTATCGATGGGTTTTTTACCACACACCAATGCAGGGCCTTTGAGTTTTGCAGAGATGCAGCGACTCAAAACTGTCAATGTATCAATGGGCTTAATGCTAGAACAGTTAACCCCAGCATTATTAAAGACAGTTCATCGTCACGCACCGAGTAAATTACCAGAACTCAGGCTGCAACAATTAGAATGGGCGGGAGAATTGCAAATTCCCTTTACTACAGGCTTATTATTGGGAATTGGAGAAACTTCTGATGATTGCTGGGAAACATTAACAGCCATTTCTCAAATTCATCAACGTTATCATCATATTCAAGAAGTCATCTTACAACCCCATAGCCCAGGTAATCAGCAAACCTTTGACGCGCCGCCGTTTGATCCTCATCAGCTACCAGCAGTTATTGCTAAAGCACGCCAGATTTTACCGTCAGATATTACAATTCAAATTCCGCCTAATTTAGTGAAAGATAAGCAATGGTTACTTGCTTGTCTTGAGTCTGGTGCAAGAGATTTAGGCGGAATTAGCCCGAAAGATGAAGTAAACCCAGATTATCCCCATCTTCAAGAACGAGAATTAAGAGAAATTTTACAGCCTGCGGGGTGGGAATTAGTACCACGTTTACCTATATATCCCCAGTTTGATAGTTGGTTGTCTGGTGAACTGCAAACATTAGTAAAGCAGTGGCGAAAAGTTTTAACGCCAACTTCTATTGTGTAA